From one Aquicella lusitana genomic stretch:
- a CDS encoding protein kinase domain-containing protein, which translates to MPIQLKIETNKDIDNKTGQILRKLLQENDQFLFVGETYNITLPDPENKNTHVTYAVQVSDDIYLRKNKKNEDRYVVRTSEKVGEEGAQGVVVREGTQVPQPDGSFKYKSQTRFTKAQRVMKVERVGGHSDMILTKEANRRYEILSRAKGLNFRKPQVVSNGKGKTINTSMQYIRGHNLHDIINAIGRYNFSPTPEFCLALTEKFLAALQVLVSSGVIHRDIKPLNTMVSHSSYEQQVVVDLIKIIDLDSAKLVSDRRIDPDFKIFTPGYAAPETLDGYSDERSDIFSAGRTLREFWSTVANALGGKFDGNPDQEILGVLFYEKILPLLKEMDHKNYEKRIDKVETALERVNQIADLYYAKKAARDNNMAEAKTLEAITSARYLAINTSKRLDMIAGAMQKDISSSKFYKNMDGFLASIRVEIDKAISETQYDFATARFLDVIDIKAIKFCKDGAEAKQKVAAIIEEFQSNKENLIKLADLVEGPEAKSEVKYYLGKLTKCTTLDMIYQFNQFYKEEFPSFKKIIESEIKTKTEAKEDKAKSTQLKILMLQSIDEVKNVYEMMLQAEFKDNVRHERGLGFSALQSFGLTKDWSKVGLTTSWCKTIDILQRKTFEIMKKQLLDGQNVDQKDVDICKNILKQPSGRVMNANNCAAEFDKFLEQHKVQSKRMQ; encoded by the coding sequence ATGCCTATACAATTAAAAATTGAGACTAATAAAGATATCGATAATAAGACAGGCCAGATTTTGCGCAAGTTACTTCAGGAAAATGACCAGTTCCTCTTTGTCGGGGAAACGTACAATATTACCTTACCTGATCCTGAAAATAAAAATACCCATGTCACTTACGCAGTACAAGTTTCAGATGATATCTATCTCAGAAAGAATAAAAAAAATGAAGATCGCTATGTGGTTAGAACAAGTGAGAAAGTAGGTGAGGAAGGAGCGCAAGGCGTTGTCGTGAGAGAAGGCACTCAAGTTCCGCAACCTGATGGCAGTTTTAAATATAAATCTCAAACTCGTTTTACCAAAGCCCAGCGTGTGATGAAGGTCGAAAGAGTTGGCGGTCATAGTGATATGATATTAACGAAAGAAGCTAACAGACGATATGAAATATTATCTAGAGCAAAGGGTCTAAACTTTCGCAAACCTCAGGTTGTTTCGAATGGAAAAGGTAAAACGATTAATACTAGCATGCAATATATTCGTGGTCATAATTTACATGACATTATTAATGCGATAGGCAGATATAATTTTTCTCCAACGCCGGAATTTTGTCTGGCTTTGACAGAAAAATTCCTTGCAGCGCTCCAGGTATTGGTAAGTAGCGGTGTGATACATAGGGATATAAAGCCGTTGAATACAATGGTCAGTCATTCTTCTTATGAACAGCAAGTTGTCGTTGATTTAATAAAAATAATCGATTTGGATTCAGCAAAACTAGTATCTGATCGTAGAATTGATCCGGATTTTAAAATTTTTACGCCTGGATACGCAGCACCAGAAACGTTGGATGGGTACTCTGATGAACGTTCTGATATTTTTTCAGCAGGAAGGACATTGAGAGAATTTTGGAGTACGGTTGCGAATGCGTTGGGTGGCAAATTTGACGGAAATCCTGATCAGGAAATACTGGGTGTACTCTTCTATGAAAAAATTTTACCTCTCCTTAAAGAAATGGATCATAAAAATTATGAAAAGCGAATCGACAAGGTAGAAACAGCTCTTGAGCGAGTTAACCAGATAGCTGATCTTTATTATGCAAAAAAAGCAGCAAGAGATAACAATATGGCTGAAGCTAAAACGCTCGAGGCTATCACATCTGCTCGATATCTTGCAATCAATACGAGTAAGCGTTTGGACATGATTGCTGGTGCCATGCAAAAAGACATAAGCTCCAGTAAATTTTATAAAAATATGGATGGTTTTCTTGCCTCAATCAGAGTAGAAATTGACAAAGCTATATCTGAAACACAATATGATTTTGCCACTGCCCGATTTCTCGATGTGATTGATATTAAGGCGATAAAATTTTGTAAAGATGGAGCTGAGGCAAAACAAAAAGTGGCAGCTATCATTGAAGAGTTTCAAAGCAATAAGGAAAATCTAATCAAATTAGCCGATCTGGTAGAAGGACCAGAAGCAAAAAGCGAAGTGAAATATTATCTTGGTAAGCTAACAAAATGCACAACACTTGATATGATTTATCAATTTAATCAATTTTACAAGGAAGAATTTCCATCTTTTAAAAAAATTATCGAATCAGAGATAAAAACAAAGACTGAAGCAAAAGAAGATAAAGCCAAAAGCACTCAGTTAAAAATATTGATGTTGCAAAGTATAGATGAAGTTAAAAATGTCTATGAAATGATGCTGCAAGCGGAATTCAAGGATAATGTCAGGCATGAACGAGGGCTAGGATTTAGTGCGCTTCAGTCATTCGGTCTGACAAAAGATTGGAGTAAAGTAGGTCTAACAACAAGCTGGTGTAAAACTATTGATATACTGCAACGTAAGACATTCGAAATTATGAAAAAGCAACTCCTGGATGGGCAAAACGTTGATCAGAAGGATGTTGATATTTGTAAAAATATATTAAAACAGCCTTCAGGCAGAGTGATGAATGCAAATAACTGTGCTGCAGAGTTTGATAAATTTTTGGAACAACACAAGGTACAAAGCAAAAGGATGCAATAA
- a CDS encoding mechanosensitive ion channel family protein, with amino-acid sequence MGPQEIKSSLLRRIILHAAKTPAIYLILGAVLVGLAYVDDIVAIQKWKNLFDLFNKAGSILIALALLTFVYNLFFFLCLRYEQKLAPAHKIVSLILASVRKSSHVIFILVAINIVILIAGPTQSYLILANNIINVIIIISIGWIAIQIVYTIEAVTYQRMLTVMGEDLRRVNALYTKMRIIRNITTVVIIIITIAAILMSFSSVRNIGISLLASAGFLTAIIGLSAQKTLFSLFSGIQIALSQPVKIGDIVFIEKESGVVEEITFTYITLKLADRRRLMVPITYFVEKPFENWSHEGSGLRSSLLFYVDFLMPIEPLRTELDRILQDSLYWDGRAKKLQVSHLTDRSVELRMQVSASTADNLADLRAEVQEKMLEFIRTHYPDYFPAARSISTKSS; translated from the coding sequence ATGGGACCACAGGAAATTAAAAGCAGCCTGTTAAGACGCATCATACTACACGCAGCCAAAACACCGGCAATCTACCTCATTCTAGGCGCTGTGCTAGTCGGGTTAGCTTATGTAGATGACATCGTTGCCATTCAAAAGTGGAAAAATCTCTTCGATTTATTCAACAAAGCCGGGAGCATTTTAATCGCGCTAGCGCTGCTAACGTTTGTTTATAATTTATTTTTCTTTCTCTGCCTTCGATACGAGCAAAAGCTCGCGCCAGCCCATAAAATTGTTTCGTTGATCCTCGCAAGCGTGCGCAAAAGCTCGCATGTGATTTTTATTCTTGTCGCGATCAATATCGTCATCCTTATCGCCGGGCCCACGCAATCCTACCTGATTCTGGCGAATAATATTATCAATGTCATTATCATTATTTCAATTGGCTGGATCGCCATACAAATCGTCTACACGATTGAAGCCGTTACCTATCAACGGATGTTAACGGTAATGGGTGAAGATTTACGGCGAGTGAATGCACTCTATACGAAGATGCGTATCATCAGGAATATTACCACTGTGGTGATTATCATCATCACGATCGCTGCCATTCTCATGAGCTTTAGCAGCGTCAGAAATATTGGCATTAGTCTGCTAGCTTCAGCAGGTTTTTTAACTGCTATCATCGGTTTATCTGCACAGAAAACCTTGTTTTCGCTTTTTTCGGGAATACAAATTGCATTATCCCAACCCGTCAAAATTGGCGATATTGTGTTCATTGAAAAAGAATCGGGCGTCGTTGAAGAAATCACTTTTACATATATCACGCTGAAACTGGCCGACAGACGCAGACTCATGGTGCCCATCACCTATTTTGTTGAAAAACCCTTCGAAAATTGGTCGCATGAAGGAAGCGGCTTGCGAAGCAGCCTGCTCTTTTATGTTGATTTTCTGATGCCAATTGAACCTTTGCGCACCGAGCTCGATCGTATTCTGCAAGATTCACTTTATTGGGATGGACGCGCTAAAAAACTGCAGGTATCGCATTTAACGGACCGTTCAGTCGAGTTGCGCATGCAAGTGAGCGCTTCGACCGCTGACAACCTGGCAGATTTGCGCGCTGAAGTGCAGGAAAAAATGTTGGAATTTATACGCACACATTACCCTGATTATTTCCCTGCTGCCCGTTCGATTTCGACGAAATCTTCGTAA
- a CDS encoding methylated-DNA--[protein]-cysteine S-methyltransferase, translating into MTEYTSILSSPLGHVGIQVQAGTLINLSFLPDTVSEKYPQDAFGQKIADELSTYFDNPQHQFTVSVHCKGTPFQQKVWNALQGIPSGNTLTYGALAKQLGSSARAVGQACRTNPIPLIVPCHRIVAANHLGGYAGATEGTLLRIKRWLLQHEGVSLA; encoded by the coding sequence ATGACAGAATACACCAGCATCTTATCATCACCGCTTGGCCATGTTGGCATTCAAGTCCAGGCAGGTACATTAATCAATCTTAGCTTTTTGCCCGATACCGTCTCCGAGAAATATCCGCAAGATGCATTCGGCCAAAAGATCGCGGATGAACTATCGACTTACTTTGATAATCCCCAGCATCAGTTCACCGTATCGGTTCATTGCAAGGGAACACCTTTTCAGCAAAAAGTCTGGAACGCGCTGCAAGGTATCCCCTCCGGGAACACGTTGACATATGGTGCGCTGGCTAAGCAGTTGGGAAGCAGTGCGCGTGCTGTGGGACAAGCTTGCCGTACCAATCCCATTCCTCTCATTGTTCCCTGCCACCGCATTGTGGCAGCAAATCATCTGGGCGGTTATGCGGGAGCGACAGAGGGCACATTATTGCGTATTAAAAGATGGTTGTTACAACATGAAGGAGTAAGTTTAGCGTGA
- the rplS gene encoding 50S ribosomal protein L19, translating into MSNKIIQSLETEFMQSAKALPAFEPGDTVVVQVKVKEGERTRLQSFEGVVIAKRNRGFNSSFTVRKISHGVGVERVFQSYSSAIESIEVKRRGDVRRAKLYYMRELSGRAARIKEKLTTVNKANKAVVSEEDNSQEAGAE; encoded by the coding sequence ATGAGTAATAAAATCATTCAATCATTAGAAACCGAATTCATGCAGTCTGCGAAAGCATTACCCGCTTTCGAACCAGGCGATACTGTGGTGGTTCAAGTAAAAGTTAAAGAAGGCGAGCGCACTCGCTTACAGTCTTTTGAAGGCGTTGTTATTGCCAAACGCAATCGCGGCTTTAATTCTTCATTCACCGTGCGCAAAATTTCCCATGGCGTGGGTGTTGAGCGTGTATTTCAAAGCTACAGCTCAGCCATTGAGTCCATCGAAGTCAAACGCCGTGGTGATGTGCGTCGCGCTAAACTGTATTACATGCGCGAATTGAGCGGCCGTGCTGCGCGTATCAAAGAAAAATTAACTACGGTAAATAAAGCCAATAAAGCCGTTGTATCGGAAGAAGACAATAGCCAGGAAGCGGGCGCTGAATAA
- the trmD gene encoding tRNA (guanosine(37)-N1)-methyltransferase TrmD, which produces MWFGIISLFPDMFEALNVGITGRAIKEQLLSLHFWNPRDFARDKHKSVDDHPYGGGPGMVMMAEPLQAAIHAAKKSAPAVPTVIYLSPQGRQFNQEAAVELAAKPAVVFVAGRYEGIDERIIEQEIDEEWSIGDYILTGGELAAMVMIDAAARLIPGTVGDQDSVAQDSLTTGFLKYPQYTRPENFAGSAVPEVLLSGHHKQIERWRLKQSLGKTWLKRPDLLSKKRLNDEASALLAEFIEEFLHSGQK; this is translated from the coding sequence ATGTGGTTTGGTATTATCAGTCTTTTCCCTGACATGTTTGAAGCCCTCAATGTTGGCATCACAGGCCGGGCAATTAAAGAGCAGTTGTTATCTCTCCATTTCTGGAATCCGCGAGATTTCGCTCGAGATAAACACAAATCGGTTGATGACCATCCTTATGGTGGTGGCCCCGGCATGGTCATGATGGCAGAACCTTTGCAGGCAGCCATTCATGCAGCCAAAAAATCAGCACCGGCAGTTCCCACCGTTATCTATTTGTCACCCCAGGGTCGGCAATTCAACCAGGAAGCCGCCGTTGAGCTGGCTGCCAAACCAGCCGTGGTTTTTGTAGCCGGGCGTTATGAAGGCATTGATGAGCGGATTATCGAGCAGGAAATCGATGAAGAATGGTCCATTGGGGATTATATTCTTACCGGCGGCGAACTGGCTGCGATGGTCATGATTGACGCCGCTGCAAGGCTCATCCCCGGGACTGTGGGAGATCAGGATTCTGTAGCCCAAGACTCGCTAACTACCGGATTTTTAAAGTATCCCCAATATACACGCCCTGAAAATTTTGCCGGATCTGCCGTGCCGGAGGTATTATTAAGCGGCCATCACAAACAGATAGAACGATGGCGTTTAAAACAATCCCTTGGAAAAACCTGGTTAAAACGGCCTGACCTGCTCTCAAAAAAGCGGTTAAATGATGAAGCATCTGCCCTCCTGGCGGAATTTATCGAAGAATTTTTACATTCTGGGCAAAAATAA
- the rimM gene encoding ribosome maturation factor RimM (Essential for efficient processing of 16S rRNA) has protein sequence MKKAEAAHIKIGKIGSPYGIRGWLKIHSYTEFGASILDYMPWYVEQGEDQWRELMVEEGRMHSGQVIAKIAGYDTPEEARLLTGKTITILRSQLPKLNKNEYYWSDLEGLTVINKNGVVLGKVIYLIETGSNDVLVVKGDKEHAIPYLPGTVVLDVNLEKQEIHVDWELE, from the coding sequence ATGAAAAAAGCAGAAGCGGCACATATCAAAATAGGGAAAATCGGTTCTCCCTACGGGATTCGTGGCTGGCTCAAAATTCATAGTTATACTGAATTTGGTGCCAGCATCCTGGACTATATGCCATGGTATGTTGAACAAGGGGAAGACCAATGGCGTGAGCTGATGGTCGAAGAAGGACGTATGCATAGCGGCCAAGTGATTGCTAAAATTGCCGGCTATGACACCCCTGAAGAAGCCCGATTGCTCACCGGCAAAACCATTACTATCCTCCGCTCCCAACTTCCCAAGCTCAATAAAAACGAATATTACTGGTCCGATCTGGAAGGGTTGACGGTCATTAATAAAAATGGCGTTGTACTAGGAAAGGTCATTTACCTGATAGAAACGGGTTCTAACGATGTACTCGTAGTGAAAGGCGATAAAGAGCATGCCATTCCTTATCTTCCTGGCACTGTCGTCCTTGACGTCAATCTTGAGAAACAGGAAATACACGTAGACTGGGAACTGGAATAG
- the rpsP gene encoding 30S ribosomal protein S16: MVVIRLSRGGAKKRPFYHIVVADKSRARDGRFIERLGYFNPIASGKDVRLSLDMERVQHWIGKGAQPSDRVKHLIKTHKETAEQTAKQA; the protein is encoded by the coding sequence ATGGTAGTTATTCGTTTATCACGTGGCGGAGCCAAAAAACGCCCTTTTTATCATATTGTTGTTGCAGACAAATCCCGTGCCCGCGATGGCCGTTTCATTGAACGCCTCGGTTACTTCAACCCGATTGCGTCAGGCAAAGATGTGCGCCTTTCTCTCGATATGGAACGTGTGCAGCATTGGATTGGTAAAGGCGCCCAACCATCTGACCGCGTTAAGCATTTGATTAAAACTCATAAAGAAACTGCCGAGCAGACTGCCAAGCAGGCCTAA